A genomic segment from Arcobacter acticola encodes:
- the pqqE gene encoding pyrroloquinoline quinone biosynthesis protein PqqE yields MNNEIKPPLWILLELTHKCPLECAYCYNQLDFASTKDAMSKEDWFRVMEQARAMGAVQLGISGGEPLLNKDVVEIVEKANLLKFYTNLITSGVGAPKGIVAKLKEAGLKTVQLGIQSHDRDTMTLITNNKNSFDEKMAFAKEVKEAGLQLIINTCITRQNIHQVGEIIELAEKLGANYLEIANIQYYGWALKNINSLLPSQEQITEARKVTNYYREKRKDMKVFFVVPDYFATRPKACMNGWGTTFITINPDGIALPCNTANTLPLTFPNVKEFSIEQIWNESTAFNYFRGDSWMKEPCRSCDEKEKDFGGCRCQAFALTGDMNAADPVCIKSPQHGIINKKIEDSVVFADDKILYRNRKNSLTFM; encoded by the coding sequence ATGAATAATGAAATAAAACCACCTTTATGGATACTTTTAGAGTTAACTCACAAATGCCCCTTAGAGTGTGCATACTGTTATAATCAACTTGATTTTGCAAGTACAAAAGATGCAATGAGTAAAGAAGATTGGTTTAGAGTGATGGAGCAAGCAAGGGCTATGGGAGCTGTTCAATTAGGGATTTCTGGAGGTGAGCCTTTATTAAATAAAGATGTAGTTGAAATTGTAGAAAAAGCAAATCTTTTAAAATTTTATACAAACCTTATAACATCAGGTGTCGGTGCTCCTAAAGGAATAGTTGCTAAGTTAAAAGAAGCAGGACTTAAAACAGTTCAGTTGGGTATTCAATCTCATGATAGAGATACTATGACTTTAATTACAAATAATAAAAATTCATTTGATGAAAAAATGGCTTTTGCAAAAGAGGTGAAAGAAGCCGGACTTCAGCTGATTATAAATACTTGTATCACAAGACAAAACATTCATCAAGTGGGAGAAATAATTGAGCTTGCGGAAAAATTAGGAGCAAATTATTTAGAAATTGCTAATATTCAATATTATGGATGGGCATTAAAAAATATTAATTCACTTTTACCATCTCAAGAACAAATCACAGAAGCCAGAAAAGTTACAAATTATTATAGAGAAAAAAGAAAAGATATGAAAGTATTTTTTGTTGTTCCTGATTATTTTGCTACTAGGCCAAAAGCCTGTATGAATGGTTGGGGAACTACATTTATAACTATAAATCCAGATGGAATTGCACTTCCTTGTAATACAGCAAATACACTGCCTCTTACATTTCCAAATGTAAAAGAGTTTAGCATTGAGCAAATATGGAATGAATCAACAGCTTTTAATTATTTTAGAGGAGATAGCTGGATGAAAGAACCATGTAGATCATGTGATGAAAAAGAGAAAGATTTTGGAGGATGTAGATGTCAAGCGTTTGCATTAACAGGTGATATGAATGCAGCTGATCCTGTATGTATAAAATCACCGCAACATGGAATTATAAATAAAAAAATAGAAGATAGTGTTGTTTTTGCTGATGATAAAATTCTTTATAGAAATAGAAAAAATTCTTTAACTTTTATGTAA